The window CCCACCCATGCGGTACAGATAAGGATTGAAGTTATGTTTGAAAGATAAAGAAATTCCCCGTTCTGAGCCTCTATGAACGCAATGCGCGGTCCGAACACAGCAAATGCAAAGCCCGTCAGGAAATACAGAAAGCGCAGCCAGCGTTTGTTTGTAACCTTCTGGCAGAAGCCTATGCAGCCGGAAACTGCCGAAGCGGCAATCGTCACCCTGAGCAGAGGGTTGGGCGTCCATATTCCGAAAAGCGCCCATATTCCTATAAGGGTAATGTCTTTCAGGTAATAATACTGGTCGGGATCAAGATATTTTCTGAAAAATTTCTGTGCGGCGGAACATGCGAGGGCAACCGCAAAAACAGCGAGCGTCATCTGAAGATACGGTATGTTTGCCATGCGTTCAGCCCTCCAAATCCTTTTATATATGTTACCATAGTTTGCAGGATTTTAAAAAAGAAACCGGAAGGATTTTCCGGTTTCTTTTCATATTTGCAGATTATCAGCCGATTTTTTCAAGCCCGCCGAGATACGGACGGAGTGCTTCCGGAATTGTAACGGAGCCGTCCTCGTTCTGGCAGTTTTCGACAACTGCGATCAGGGTTCTGCCTATCGCCAGTCCCGAGCCGTTGAGCGTGTGGACAAACTGCGGTTTTCCGCCGTCTGCCGGTCTGTATCTGAGTCCCATGCGGCGTGCCTGGAAATCTTCGCAGTTGCTGCACGAGCTGATTTCTCTGTAGCAGTTTTGGAACGGGAGCCACACTTCAAGGTCGTAGGTTTTTGCGGCGCCGAAGCCCATGTCGCCCGACGAGAGGCAGACAACCCTGTACGGCAGTCCGAGTACCTGAAGCACTTCTTCCGCACAGTTGGTAAGGTGCTCAAGTTCATCGTAGCTTTTCTCAGGGGTGCTGAGCTTCACCATTTCGACCTTGTCAAACTGGTGCTGACGGAGCATGCCCTTCATATCGCGTCCGTAGCTTCCCGCTTCTCTGCGGAAGCAGGGCGTGTACGCCGTAAAGTACATCGGAAGGTCTTTTTCGGCAAGGATTTCGCCTGAGTGCATGTTCGTAAGGGGCACTTCCGCCGTTGGAATAAGCCAAAGGTCGTCGTTTGCGCAGCGGTAAAGGTCTTCCGTGAATTTCGGGAGCTGCCCTGTGCCTGTCATTGTTTTTGAATTGACGAGCACCGGCGGCATGATTTCCGTAAAGCCGTGTTTCGTCGTATGAAGGTCAAGCATGAAATTCATGAGGGCGCGTTCGAGACGGGCGCCTTCTTTTTTAAGGATTGTGAAGCGGCTTTCCGCAAGCTTTACGCCTCTTTCAAAATCCATAATTCCAAGCGTCTCGCCAATTTCCCAATGGGCTTTCGGCGTGAAGCTGAATTCTCTCGGCGTGCCCCAGCGGCGGATTTCAACGTTGTCGTTTTCGTCTTTACCGACAGGAACTGAACTGTGCACCTTGTTCGGAATTGAAAGAGCCATATTGTCCAGTTCAGCCTGAATTTCAGCCGTTTTAGCGTCAAGTTCGCTTATTCTGTCGCCGAGCTGACGCATCTCTTCCATAAGCGCGTCGGCATTTTCGCCGTTCTTTTTGAGCACGCCGACCTGTTTTGCGCCGGCGTTGCGTTTTTCTTTCAGTTTTTCAACTTCAAGAAGCGCGGATTTTCTCTTTTCGTCAAGCTTGAGAAGCTCGTCAAGAGGGAAAGAGTTGTTTCTGTTTTTAAGCATCTGCGCGACTTCTTCGGGATTTTCGCGCACCCATTTCAAATCAAGCATTATTCTTCGTCTGCTCCGTTTCTTATATTTGCAAGCAGATTGGCAGCTTCAAGAGCCGCCAAAGCCGCATCTGCGCCTTTGTTGCCCGCTTTAACGCCTGCGCGTTCGATTGCCTGGTCAAGTGTGTCGCAGGTAAGGATTCCGAACGCGACAGGCACTCTCTGTTCGAGCGAGATCATTGCAAGACCCTTTGCCGCTTCCGAGGCTACATAGACGTCATGCGACGTATCGCCCTTGATAACGGCGCCGACCGAGATTATTGCATCGTATTTACCGCTG of the Candidatus Equadaptatus faecalis genome contains:
- a CDS encoding 6,7-dimethyl-8-ribityllumazine synthase — its product is MKIYQGNMIGTGLRFAIVASRFNEFITSKLIDGAKDALLRHDVRHQDIDLFWVPGAWEQPLTAKEIALSGKYDAIISVGAVIKGDTSHDVYVASEAAKGLAMISLEQRVPVAFGILTCDTLDQAIERAGVKAGNKGADAALAALEAANLLANIRNGADEE
- the serS gene encoding serine--tRNA ligase; this translates as MLDLKWVRENPEEVAQMLKNRNNSFPLDELLKLDEKRKSALLEVEKLKEKRNAGAKQVGVLKKNGENADALMEEMRQLGDRISELDAKTAEIQAELDNMALSIPNKVHSSVPVGKDENDNVEIRRWGTPREFSFTPKAHWEIGETLGIMDFERGVKLAESRFTILKKEGARLERALMNFMLDLHTTKHGFTEIMPPVLVNSKTMTGTGQLPKFTEDLYRCANDDLWLIPTAEVPLTNMHSGEILAEKDLPMYFTAYTPCFRREAGSYGRDMKGMLRQHQFDKVEMVKLSTPEKSYDELEHLTNCAEEVLQVLGLPYRVVCLSSGDMGFGAAKTYDLEVWLPFQNCYREISSCSNCEDFQARRMGLRYRPADGGKPQFVHTLNGSGLAIGRTLIAVVENCQNEDGSVTIPEALRPYLGGLEKIG